A genomic region of Torulaspora delbrueckii CBS 1146 chromosome 7, complete genome contains the following coding sequences:
- the MSB1 gene encoding Msb1p (similar to Saccharomyces cerevisiae MSB1 (YOR188W); ancestral locus Anc_6.97), which produces MTSASASKPLPTPPPATFVNREAVSSSPRRDVIDNNIPMKAYRKTTNQDTNDDDDDEEFEFFNNFEREKVKAVIHSITAELKDRGADVEYLMIPFRPQQTNEKLLKLLNSLFPMGNGQPVPEKQMWKIVKKAEPLTLFQGLKYIWCRLPEGQVVSWKAYLEFKRREKSKDYPRRAFLEIMPQCLESPSHASIVYDYFDLIITLASNSRINKMSARKISKMCAIWAFGVAIEQGGKSLDYDFTNTSTLPSNSFQDGLDEWIPGTDAMFHLLLAFLKSFVPQELESAKLPLSLKSLLFNNDYPPKGSTAYSSETVLTIPLVTLQTDKFSRKPWQLLERCNELLDFTDHDAFQAREDFALLKSLFKKKNNVEGISRKMSQESRRLMKLMSTKHSTFQAGWATRKCLPNESNLKENIEVSRVEIDDYFIWAWLSTLSYEQTSQKEKLFGRSLILEFEFDGFKKWVMFQECDITLESRKRQRQRDMEPPVASPKVAQPVQQQVDSQRKVTPTYDNFQNRVPSSGSRSADSSSGEMYHTVISKESLGKNNAKNNVNLHSIEQKFSKWNPLSKVKKKGSNHSTSSSKEEMLMPDIKQKKKESMIINPHHSIYQLPPIECDNDDFKDIFAAQGISEGEDDDAQSLDITSAKPKRTPPPQDYRAPIRQEEPNRNSSEEAMEELKGMVDQMMTDDISKLIIDDGSSTTVNSTREIFEDFTKFDQYKPSNEEFADTPTSSSSAVPSLRLDHGVPSLKPADTKPLPQVVPITQGPPPLQIHKGVEQRVPRDMNKRLPEIRIDEPSEANRSVSPQRVPAPTELYAPRHESPPMVVRQEHHVPTSAEYSSPRPFVQPTAEAQEHERRRRQSPTRPDAALANRYTQRQQSPPRAIPQDQYGQRQQSPPRPREVVADHYTHTRPVAQQENYVPVPQGQRQHSPPRPMVQPQSEAAADHYTQPRPVIQDPYTHVPQAHRQQSPPKPLVHPPQVQRHHSPPEAVADHYTQPRPVVHQDHHVPVPNVQKQHSPREPVADRYSQRRDPQRPTGQYPPATQAHNPRQDIPPVAADHYQRQDTQRPIEQYPPQTGYYPQLSPIAPDAGHFAQRQEPIPADYARPPEHYPSGPYTQRYAPAMTSPQTQYPHGPAPRGYASPELRYYKNERPARQAYGYPRAPPQQQFTAPIRSPSPGRPMRSPPMPKHTNVPFAPAAPHATKLHGQTNRQQERKKLHNNIRNGNFGI; this is translated from the coding sequence ATGACTAGTGCGAGTGCTTCAAAACCTTTACCTACACCACCTCCGGCAACTTTTGTTAATAGAGAGGCTGTAAGCTCATCACCGAGACGCGATGTCATTGACAACAATATTCCAATGAAAGCTTACCGAAAAACCACTAATCAAGacaccaatgatgatgatgatgacgaggagTTTGAGTTCTTTAATAATTTTGAGCGTGAAAAAGTGAAAGCCGTGATTCATTCTATAACGGCAGAACTGAAAGATAGAGGCGCCGATGTCGAATACCTTATGATCCCTTTCAGACCGCAACAAACCAATGAAAAACTATTGAAACTACTTAATTCTTTATTTCCAATGGGTAATGGACAACCTGTTCCCGAGAAGCAGATGTGGAAAATTGTTAAAAAGGCAGAGCCATTGACGTTGTTCCAGGGCCTCAAATATATTTGGTGTCGTCTACCTGAGGGACAAGTTGTTAGTTGGAAGGCCTACCTGGAGttcaagagaagagaaaagagCAAAGATTACCCAAGAAGAGCATTTCTTGAGATTATGCCTCAATGTTTGGAGTCGCCGAGTCATGCCTCCATTGTGTACGATTATTTTGACCTTATCATAACGCTGGCGTCTAATTCTCGTATTAACAAGATGAGTGCGCGTAAGATCTCTAAAATGTGTGCCATCTGGGCATTTGGAGTAGCAATTGAACAGGGAGGCAAATCATTAGATTATGATTTTACAAATACTTCCACACTGCCGAGCAACTCGTTTCAGGATGGGTTGGATGAGTGGATTCCAGGCACAGACGCAATGTTCCATCTACTGTTAGCctttttgaagagttttgtTCCACAGGAGTTAGAGAGCGCCAAATTACCGCTTTCGCTGAAAAGTCTGTTGTTCAATAATGATTATCCGCCCAAAGGATCAACTGCATATTCTTCAGAAACAGTATTGACTATACCGTTGGTTACTTTGCAGACAgacaaattttcaagaaagccTTGGCAATTGTTAGAACGTTGCAATGAGCTTCTAGATTTCACAGATCATGATGCATTCCAAGCCCGGGAGGATTTTGCACTTTTGAAGTCTTTgtttaagaagaaaaacaaTGTAGAGGGGATTAGTCGCAAGATGTCGCAGGAGTCTCGAAGATTAATGAAACTTATGTCTACGAAGCATTCGACTTTCCAAGCTGGTTGGGCCACAAGGAAATGTTTACCGAATGAAAGtaatttgaaggaaaacaTAGAAGTTTCAAGGGTTGAGATTGATGACTATTTCATCTGGGCCTGGCTATCAACTCTTTCTTACGAGCAGACTTCACAAAAGGAAAAGTTGTTTGGgagatctttgattttagaATTTGAGTTTGACGGTTTTAAGAAGTGGGTGATGTTTCAAGAGTGTGACATCACTTTAGAGTCTAGGAAACGTCAAAGGCAGCGAGATATGGAACCGCCGGTTGCTTCGCCCAAGGTTGCTCAGCCCGTGCAACAACAAGTGGACTCTCAAAGGAAAGTCACTCCAACATATGACAATTTTCAAAACAGAGTGCCTTCATCCGGATCACGATCAGCGGATAGTTCGTCAGGTGAAATGTATCACACAGTTATCAGTAAGGAATCTCTTGGAAAGAATAATGCAAAAAATAATGTGAATCTACATTCGATTGAGCAAAAATTCTCCAAATGGAACCCATTGAGTAaagtaaagaagaagggcTCAAACCATAGCACTTCATCCTCGAAGGAGGAAATGCTGATGCCTGATATCAAGCAAAAAAAGAAGGAATCGATGATAATCAACCCTCATCACTCAATCTATCAATTACCACCCATCGAGTGTGATAACGATGATTTTAAGGATATTTTTGCCGCTCAAGGCATAAGTGAAGGCGAAGATGATGACGCACAGTCGCTTGATATTACAAGTGCGAAGCCCAAGAGGACTCCTCCTCCCCAAGATTACCGAGCACCCATAAGGCAAGAAGAGCCTAATAGGAACAGTTCAGAAGAAGCGATGGAAGAGTTAAAGGGGATGGTCGATCAAATGATGACAGATGACATCTCGAAGCTTATCATTGACGATGGATCTTCCACCACGGTCAATTCGACTAGagagatttttgaagatttcaccAAGTTCGATCAATACAAACCTTCCAATGAAGAATTCGCTGATACTCCCACGTCATCGAGCAGTGCAGTGCCTTCTTTGAGACTTGATCATGGCgtaccatctttgaaacctGCCGATACCAAACCATTGCCACAAGTGGTGCCCATTACTCAAGGCCCACCACCACTTCAGATACACAAGGGCGTAGAACAAAGGGTACCGCGAGATATGAATAAACGTCTTCCAGAGATCAGGATCGATGAGCCATCCGAGGCAAACAGGAGTGTATCTCCACAGAGAGTGCCCGCGCCTACTGAGCTCTACGCTCCAAGACACGAGTCACCACCAATGGTTGTACGGCAAGAGCACCATGTTCCTACTTCTGCCGAGTATTCGTCACCAAGACCCTTCGTGCAGCCCACAGCGGAAGCACAAGAGCATGAAAGGCGAAGGCGGCAATCACCAACAAGACCGGATGCTGCATTGGCTAATCGGTACACTCAGAGACAACAATCTCCGCCAAGGGCCATTCCGCAGGATCAATACGGCCAACGACAGCAATCGCCACCGAGACCACGAGAGGTGGTTGCTGATCATTACACTCATACAAGACCCGTTGCTCAGCAGGAGAACTACGTTCCTGTCCCACAAGGTCAAAGACAGCATTCACCCCCAAGACCAATGGTTCAGCCACAATCAGAAGCTGCCGCTGATCACTATACTCAACCAAGACCCGTTATTCAAGATCCTTATACTCATGTTCCGCAGGCTCATAGACAACAGTCGCCACCTAAACCACTGGTTCATCCACCACAAGTACAAAGACATCATTCACCGCCAGAAGCAGTGGCTGATCACTACACTCAACCAAGACCGGTTGTTCACCAAGATCACCACGTTCCTGTCCCAAACGTACAAAAACAGCATTCACCGCGAGAACCAGTCGCTGATCGTTACAGTCAAAGACGGGATCCTCAAAGACCTACCGGCCAATACCCGCCCGCTACACAAGCCCACAACCCAAGACAAGATATACCACCAGTGGCAGCAGATCATTATCAAAGACAAGATACACAAAGGCCTATCGAGCAATATCCCCCGCAAACTGGATATTACCCACAGTTATCTCCAATTGCACCTGATGCTGGTCACTTCGCACAAAGGCAGGAACCCATTCCTGCTGATTACGCTAGGCCACCAGAGCACTATCCCTCCGGCCCCTACACGCAGAGATATGCTCCCGCTATGACGTCTCCACAAACTCAGTACCCGCACGGACCAGCCCCACGGGGCTATGCATCGCCGGAATTAAGGTACtacaagaatgaaagaCCAGCAAGACAAGCATATGGATACCCAAGGGCTCCACCGCAGCAGCAATTCACAGCTCCAATACGTTCTCCATCGCCGGGCAGACCAATGCGTTCCCCACCAATGCCCAAACACACCAACGTTCCATTCGCTCCTGCAGCACCACACGCCACAAAGCTACACGGCCAGACAAATCGCCAGCAGGAACGCAAGAAGCTCCACAACAATATCAGAAACGGTAACTTTGGCATCTAG
- the TDEL0G03720 gene encoding glycoside hydrolase family 5 protein (similar to Saccharomyces cerevisiae EXG1 (YLR300W) and SPR1 (YOR190W); ancestral locus Anc_6.99) has protein sequence MFLQSLLVSVVSFTALVLGSPIPAKSPHSVQFVTDRNEKRFFDYATHQYSDPVRGVNIGGWLVLEPYITPTLFEAFRTNAYNDDGIPVDEYHYAQQLGQDIAASRLEAHWSSFYTEQDFKDISDLGFNLVRIPIGYWAYEKLENDPYVMGKQAEYLDQAIEWAGKYNLKVWVDLHGAAGSQNGFDNSGLRDSWAFLEDSNLQVTTRVIEHLLDKYSQDEYLETVVGIELINEPLGPVLDLQKMKDQYYTPAYNYLRNTLNRNQIIVIHDAFMAFNYWDDFLTADSGAWGVVVDHHHYQCFNNDDLQKSIDEHVELACSWGKGVLNEAHWTVSGEFSAALTDCTKWINGVGVSPRYDGSFNKDGETSSYIGSCANNEDISSWSEERKQNTRRYVEAQLDAFEMRGGWIIWCYKTENTIEWDLQRLTYNGLFPQPLTARQYPGQCN, from the coding sequence ATGTTCTTACAATCGCTGCTTGTCTCGGTTGTGTCATTCACTGCACTTGTACTGGGATCTCCAATCCCAGCCAAGTCTCCTCACTCTGTGCAGTTTGTAACCGACAGAAACGAAAAGCGTTTCTTTGATTATGCTACTCATCAATACAGTGATCCAGTCCGCGGTGTCAACATCGGTGGTTGGTTGGTGTTGGAGCCTTATATTACTCCTACtctttttgaagctttCCGCACAAACGCCtataatgatgatggaaTTCCAGTTGATGAGTACCATTATGCTCAACAATTGGGTCAAGATATTGCAGCTAGTCGTCTAGAGGCTCATTGGTCTAGTTTCTACACCGAGcaggatttcaaagatatctCAGATCTAGGTTTCAACCTTGTAAGAATCCCAATCGGTTACTGGGCTTAcgaaaaattggaaaatgaTCCTTATGTTATGGGTAAACAGGCTGAATACTTGGACCAAGCTATTGAGTGGGCTGGTAAGTATAATTTGAAGGTTTGGGTTGATTTGCATGGTGCTGCTGGTTCTCAAAACGGCTTCGATAACTCTGGTCTAAGAGATTCTTGGGCTTTCTTGGAAGACAGCAATTTGCAAGTTACCACTAGAGTGATTGAGCATTTGCTGGATAAATACTCTCAGGACGAATATTTGGAAACTGTTGTTGGTATCGAATTGATCAACGAACCTTTGGGTCCCGTGTTGGACttgcaaaagatgaaggaCCAGTACTACACCCCAGCTTACAACTATTTGAGAAATACTTTGAACAGAAACCAAATCATTGTTATTCATGACGCATTCATGGCTTTCAACTACTGGGATGATTTCTTAACTGCTGACTCCGGTGCTTGGGGTGTTGTTGTGGATCACCATCACTACCAGTGTTTCAACAACGacgatttgcaaaaatctATTGATGAACACGTTGAATTGGCCTGTTCTTGGGGTAAAGGTGTTTTGAACGAGGCTCACTGGACCGTTAGTGGTGAATTCTCGGCAGCTTTGACCGACTGTACCAAATGGATTAACGGTGTCGGTGTCAGTCCTCGTTACGATggttctttcaacaaagatGGTGAAACTTCTAGTTACATTGGTTCTTGTGCTAACAATGAAGatatctcttcttggtccGAGGAAAGAAAGCAAAACACTAGAAGATATGTCGAAGCTCAATTGGATGCCTTTGAGATGAGAGGAGGTTGGATTATCTGGTGTTACAAGACAGAGAACACCATCGAATGGGATCTACAAAGACTAACTTACAACGGTCTATTCCCACAACCATTGACCGCAAGACAATATCCAGGCCAATGTAACTGA
- the ULS1 gene encoding translocase ULS1 (similar to Saccharomyces cerevisiae RIS1 (YOR191W); ancestral locus Anc_6.100) — protein sequence MNAVSVPTIDLTLDDSDDGSKVSDGPSTTRLPGLGLSKVRKDMSSPLKQSTQEDSLAPKRKYEALDDDNTTVKRPSPEQEVITVSDDERGMHNLRDEDKEIFLKNAFRSLQSNSTILQRKLTRREQEVADAEKKLLLHKRTSPGNEGQMSKTQHILVEEAEISLKRLKTKRNHTKQKLDEVKGRMYDFSERWNSFVAEREEKIKQEAGKALVKKRQELLSQKELIAHMAREGSLSEYTYKSMAEELDQKLNELNAQGETTVKHPSSSPEPQKHIDPFTKSLDTAKELLAKNTSRTEMTKRTLYQQLDVIRNYRDHFQRGRECNVSMRNASRDAAEILFQNGVKMPLVYDTLQDYGIRFRTHGITSVDRRAQYYKSLEVARELVRNSNRHFAIKVRIADSLNVLLDLRQSIDAGFPPKPAFKLEVGRSCVELQEQGLKMEKLYENIRKYGIVTSRSELDFLQKYQKSEEPLSIPDEEPINYPMIEQQRSQFTGTDDLQIANLYSADDKEHIRALLENIKQDEDEIEGETLTPEQLTVNLLRHQRVGLQWLLNVEKSKKRGGILADDMGLGKTVQAIALMLANRSKDAACKTNLIVAPVSVLRSWQGEIETKIKQSAGFTCYIYGGGGGNKISRWRALSHYDAILVSYQTLAIEFKKHWPVNLGEAGKDLPPIPQIKALNSLKTLNEYWSPFFCNESDFYRVILDEGQNIKNKNTKAAKACCTISSTYRWVLSGTPIQNNMNELYSLIRFLRIPPYHREERFNADIGRPLNYKSTDYDSEDRKRTMKKVRILLKAIMLRRSKTDKIDGEPILELPAKEVEVEEAQLEGQELEFYSDLEQKNQKLAKRILERKAKGNYSSVLTLLLRLRQACCHPELVIAGEKKAEGTRVANGKSFEDDWLRLYRRIRMMTNEQHETVSKSMDMMICFWCMEQLEPESTCVLSGCGHLLCDACVEPFTDEASGASNALTTEKGILRLPCKKCQNRTMETEIVSYKLYDQVVNQSFTEQMLYAEFKSEMERQKMRAGKSYVPDLNKLEPSTKMRQCMDVIKKVLDKSDTEKILVFSQFTTFFDLFQHFLARDLDVPFLKYTGVMNAQHRSEVINRFYSEKDKRVLLISMKAGNSGLTLTCANHVVIVDPFWNPYVEEQAQDRCHRISQTKEVHVHKLFIKNSVEDRIAELQKRKKELVDAAMDASHKESINRLGAREIGFLFGLNTLQ from the coding sequence ATGAATGCTGTGAGCGTACCGACCATCGATCTTACGTTAGATGATTCAGATGATGGTTCTAAGGTCAGTGATGGACCTAGTACAACAAGGTTACCGGGTCTCGGTCTCTCAAAGGTACGAAAGGATATGAGCTCGCCTTTGAAGCAGAGTACACAGGAGGATTCACTGGCACCAAAGAGGAAATACGAAGCCTTGGACGATGACAATACGACTGTGAAGAGGCCAAGCCCTGAGCAGGAAGTTATCACGGTctcagatgatgaaagaggCATGCATAATTTACGCGACGAGGACAAagagatcttcttgaagaacgCATTCAGGTCTTTACAAAGTAATAGTACCATTTTACAACGGAAACTGACTAGGAGAGAGCAGGAAGTCGCCGATgctgagaagaagttgttaTTACACAAGAGAACTTCGCCTGGAAATGAGGGACAAATGAGCAAGACTCAACATATTCTCGTGGAGGAAGCAGAGATCAGTTTGAAACGATTGAAAACAAAGAGAAATCATACAAAGcaaaaattggatgaaGTGAAGGGAAGAATGTATGATTTTTCTGAAAGATGGAACTCTTTTGTCGCAGAGAGAGAGGAGAAGATCAAGCAAGAAGCTGGGAAGGCGCTAGTCAAGAAACGACAAGAACTACTTTCGcagaaagaattgattGCACATATGGCTAGGGAGGGCTCCTTAAGTGAATACACCTACAAGAGTATGGCTGAAGAACTAGATCAAAAACTGAATGAGTTGAACGCACAGGGAGAGACAACAGTCAAACACCCCTCCAGCAGTCCGGAACCACAAAAGCATATTGACCCATTCACCAAATCACTTGATACAGCCAAAGAATTGCTCGCTAAGAATACTTCGAGAACGGAGATGACAAAGAGAACTTTGTATCAACAGCTCGACGTAATAAGAAACTACAGAGATCATTTCCAAAGGGGTAGAGAATGCAATGTTTCAATGAGAAACGCCAGTCGAGATGCTGCCGaaattcttttccaaaatgGTGTGAAAATGCCTTTGGTTTACGACACCTTACAGGACTATGGTATTCGCTTTCGTACTCATGGGATCACGTCTGTTGATAGGAGGGCTCAATATTACAAGAGTTTGGAAGTCGCCAGAGAACTTGTCAGAAACTCTAATAGGCATTTTGCCATCAAGGTGAGAATAGCCGATTCGCTAAATGTTTTGCTTGATTTAAGGCAGTCAATCGATGCTGGTTTCCCACCAAAACCCGCATTCAAACTTGAAGTAGGTCGTTCTTGTGTCGAGTTGCAAGAGCAGGGGCTGAAGATGGAAAAACTGTACGAAAACATCAGGAAATATGGTATTGTGACTAGTCGATCGGAACTCGATTTTTTACAAAAGTATCAAAAATCTGAAGAACCTTTGTCTATCCCAGATGAAGAACCTATTAACTACCCAATGATAGAGCAGCAGCGATCGCAGTTCACCGGTACAGATGATCTACAAATCGCCAATTTATATTCGGCTGATGATAAAGAGCATATTCGTGCTTTACTTGAAAACATCaagcaagatgaagacgagaTCGAGGGTGAAACATTGACTCCAGAACAGCTTACTGTGAATCTGTTGAGACATCAGCGTGTTGGGCTTCAATGGCTTCTAAATGTGGAGAAGTCGAAGAAAAGAGGCGGGATTCTTGCAGACGACATGGGCCTTGGTAAGACCGTACAGGCCATTGCACTGATGTTAGCAAATAGATCTAAGGACGCGGCCTGTAAGACCAACTTAATTGTGGCGCCTGTGTCTGTCTTACGTTCATGGCAAGGTGAGATTGAGaccaagatcaaacaaTCCGCGGGATTCACTTGCTATATTTACGGTGGGGGAGGCGGTAATAAGATAAGCAGGTGGAGGGCTCTATCTCACTATGATGCTATTTTGGTGTCCTATCAAACCTTAGCTATTGAATTTAAGAAACACTGGCCCGTCAATTTGGGTGAAGCTGGTAAAGATCTTCCTCCCATTCCGCAGATCAAGGCATTAAATTCGTTAAAGACATTGAATGAATATTGGTCTCCTTTTTTCTGCAATGAATCCGATTTTTATCGAGtcattcttgatgaaggcCAAAATATTAAGAATAAGAATACCAAAGCTGCAAAGGCCTGCTGCACAATCTCGTCCACTTACAGATGGGTCCTCTCAGGTACTCCCATACAAAATAATATGAATGAGCTGTATTCCCTGATAAGGTTTTTGAGAATCCCGCCATACCACCGAGAAGAGCGCTTCAATGCTGATATTGGTAGGCCTTTGAACTACAAGTCAACTGACTACGACAGCGAGGACCGGAAaagaacgatgaagaaggtgagaATTTTATTAAAGGCTATAATGTTGCGTCGATCCAAGACGGATAAGATTGATGGTGAGCCTATTCTAGAGTTACCGGCCAAAGAAGTGGAAGTTGAAGAGGCTCAACTCGAAGGGCAAGAACTCGAATTTTACTCCGATCTCGAACAGAAAAACCAAAAATTGGCTAAGCGGATCCTGGAAAGAAAAGCTAAGGGGAATTATTCCAGCGTTTTAACCTTGTTACTTCGGTTAAGACAGGCCTGCTGTCATCCGGAATTGGTAATTGCTGGTGAGAAGAAAGCCGAGGGAACAAGAGTGGCTAACGGtaaaagttttgaagatgacTGGTTAAGATTGTACCGTCGAATCCGAATGATGACAAACGAGCAGCATGAAACTgtttcaaaatcaatggaCATGATGATCTGTTTTTGGTGCATGGAACAATTAGAGCCCGAATCAACTTGTGTCCTGAGCGGTTGTGGACATCTTTTATGTGATGCGTGTGTGGAGCCATTTACGGACGAAGCATCCGGTGCTTCAAATGCATTAACTACTGAGAAGGGCATCCTGCGTTTACCGTGTAAGAAGTGCCAAAACAGGACAATGGAAACGGAGATTGTCTCGTACAAATTGTATGATCAAGTGGTTAATCAATCATTTACCGAGCAAATGTTGTATGCTGAGTTTAAGAGCGAAATGGAACGTCAAAAGATGAGGGCCGGTAAATCGTATGTGCCGGATCTCAACAAATTGGAACCATCAACCAAGATGCGCCAATGTATGGACGTCATAAAGAAAGTGCTGGACAAATCAGATACAGAAAAGATTCTTGTTTTTTCACAGTTTACCACTTTTTTTGACTTATTTCAACATTTTCTGGCTAGAGACCTTGACGtgccatttttgaaatacaCCGGTGTAATGAATGCTCAACACAGGTCCGAAGTCATCAACCGTTTTTACAGTGAAAAAGACAAGAGAgttctcttgatctctaTGAAGGCTGGTAACTCTGGTTTGACATTAACCTGTGCGAACCACGTTGTGATTGTCGATCCATTTTGGAACCCTTACGTCGAGGAACAAGCGCAAGATCGTTGCCATAGAATCAGTCAAACAAAGGAAGTTCATGTGCACAAActgttcatcaaaaacaGTGTCGAGGACAGAATTGCTGAATTacaaaagagaaagaaagaattggtTGATGCTGCTATGGACGCAAGTCATAAGGAATCCATTAACAGATTGGGTGCTCGAGAAATAGGCTTTCTGTTCGGTTTGAACACACTACAATGA
- the IES4 gene encoding Ies4p (similar to Saccharomyces cerevisiae IES4 (YOR189W); ancestral locus Anc_6.98) — translation MSQSGSHTAQTSPSPESRPKPPTKDEPKNKKFSTDPVTPWQLEPKGVPIRTFAGYEFKLNGWVRQDVQQQRSQQIHQIPPSSQDNKSEIEIDSSSVH, via the coding sequence ATGTCTCAGAGTGGTTCCCATACGGCACAGACCTCACCTTCACCGGAGTCTCGACCAAAACCTCCAACCAAAGATGAACCCAAGAATAAGAAGTTTTCTACCGATCCCGTGACACCTTGGCAACTTGAACCAAAAGGAGTCCCAATAAGAACTTTTGCAGGCTACGAATTCAAGCTCAATGGTTGGGTACGTCAGGACGTTCAGCAGCAACGATCCCAGCAAATCCACCAGATACCTCCATCTTCCCAGGACAACAAGAGCGAGATCGAAATCGACTCCTCCAGCGTCCACTAA
- the HRI1 gene encoding Hri1p (similar to Saccharomyces cerevisiae YLR301W; ancestral locus Anc_6.101), with amino-acid sequence MPTLLQRLVFQVGPVPNERAFVLSSVSTDGHYISLRPFVKPRNASEEAFPFEWVFAGTNQNVVVNQKSEAIVTQDFNNWFDSNVYLNLPNTHRGEINTTWENWESGCIAETGSVFPAGRELDGVPFFELWQPLDSTRDELVVSTPQNEKSASSAKSIVFKTTEGSGFDGLVVVTGRWAQGFLSKQNDGTINGMNFIRTLETGNSNVVQTLLQYGRDADKFPRKFDGIKLGDVVEANGLKWEVIESYL; translated from the coding sequence ATGCCAACTTTGTTACAAAGACTTGTTTTCCAAGTGGGTCCAGTTCCCAACGAGAGGGCTTTTGTTTTATCCTCGGTTTCCACCGACGGGCATTATATCTCATTGAGACCTTTTgtgaagccaagaaatgcctctgaagaagcttttcCCTTTGAGTGGGTCTTTGCTGGCACAAACCAGAATGTTGTGGTAAATCAAAAAAGCGAAGCTATTGTTACTCAGGATTTTAACAACTGGTTCGACTCCAATGTCTACTTAAATCTTCCAAACACCCATCGTGGTGAAATCAATACAACATGGGAAAACTGGGAGTCTGGTTGTATCGCAGAGACAGGCTCAGTATTTCCTGCTGGTCGCGAGCTAGATGGTGTTCCATTCTTTGAACTATGGCAACCATTGGACTCGACAAGGGATGAATTAGTAGTTTCCACTCCTCAGAACGAAAAATCTGCTAGCTCTGCCAAATCCATCGTTTTCAAGACAACTGAAGGTTCTGGTTTCGACGGATTGGTCGTTGTAACTGGCAGATGGGCTCAAGGTTTCCTAAGCAAGCAAAATGATGGTACTATTAATGGAATGAACTTTATCAGAACACTGGAAACAGGAAACTCCAACGTTGTCCAGACCTTACTTCAATACGGTAGGGACGCCGATAAATTCCCAAGGAAATTCGACGGTATCAAACTAGGTGATGTTGTCGAAGCTAATGGCTTGAAATGGGAAGTCATTGAATCATACTTATAG